The DNA sequence AATTTTAAAGCAAAATAAAGCTTGAGCGCAATTTCCAGAACAAAATCGCTGTCTGCGCCCGAGGTTAAGTTTAGAGCATCAGATTATTATACAGGAGAGGCCAGTGGAAGCTTGGTATCGACAAGAAGACCCAGATTTCGGGACCGAGAATTCACGCAGAGCATAAAACAGAGAACCTCATGATACGCGCTTTCAAATCGTCGTCGAACTCAACCGAAATTATCAACCTCGACAGGGATGCCATCCGAGAAAACCATCGGAATGGTCGACAAACCAATATTATGTTCGACACCAATATCCTGATTGCAATCGAAAGCGCCTATAAGACTGGCCAGCGACACCAGGAACTTAAGAATGCTGGTGTTCTGGAACTGGCGAGACTCATCGAGAAAACCTCCAGGTATGGCGTATTCATCTCGCCTGCAGCGGCTTACCAAGAACTGCCCCCAGCGCGTCGAGGCGACGTTGAAGCAGCGTTCGACAGGTTTCTTGCAGACTATCTGCCAAATTTCCGTGAGGACCCAAACTCGATAAAGGTTCCGTATGCTGGTGCAAAGATGGACCCTGAGCATTTTAGCGCGCTGTCGCTGGAGCGTCAGAAGGCAATCTCGTGCTCATATGCTTCGCTGCTCGCTATGAACGTCATACATCGATTAGAGGCGTTGAATGGCCTGGAAAAATTCGCCCTCTACATCGATTATTGCGCCGAGGTACTGGATCTCATCAGTCTCAAGGAACTGACGATCGCTCGATATGTCTTCGCCCCCGAAAATGGCTTAACTGACCAACTCAGGACGCGGAAAGTAGCTATCACAAACAACTTCGTGAAACTGAAAAAGGGTGGCGGCAAAGGCTTGACACCCGTCAAAGTACTGGAGCGCATCGCTTTGAATGGAGCCAACGACCTGAAGCTGATTGCTGCTGCAGATATCGTGAACAATTCGCGCGAGCAGTTCAACTTCGGGATCATCGAGCATGATGTCTGGATCGCAACGAGCGACGATAAGCTCTACGAGTTTTGCTGCGCCTGCCCGGGCTACATGGGTCGGGAACGTGGCGGTCCCTTGGCTAGATATGTCGAGACACATACTGACGTAAAGGGAACCCGCTACTGGCGGGATTCCATCGAAATACAGCAGCGCAGACTTGAGGAGCGCTATTTCACAGTAGATCGCGAAAAGGAAATGGACTCAATTGTGCAGTCAGCCTTTGATATCGAGGCTGACCTGCTGAACGGTAAAGCTGACGATTATTTCAGACTAAGGTCATGGCGATCTGCGCGAGTGATGCATGACTAATACGGGTCCTCGCCCCGGGCCTCTAGACGCAAGCGTTCGAACCCATGCTTTCGCTCCTGCCCCTTTAGCTGTTGAGGCAGTACGGCAATGTCCTCGCTTTTCATCACGCGTTCCAATTTCTTCCTCTGTCCTGGGACCAAGAACACCAGTGCGTGCGATGGCCCTGTTACCAACACCCCAACGCGCGCACGCTGTTCTCACCAGCTCAATCTTACCGCGCCTCTGAATTGATACCAAAACCGGCCTCTGAGGAGAGCAGATCTCGGCGAGATCCGCATTCGCTATAAGGTTTGCTCCCGCATGATCATTGTCGGTTGAACGAGGTCCATAGGAGACGTCCCACCGCTCTTGATGGATGGCTTCCTGGTCCGGCCCCGGATCTCCGACGATCAACCCGCTGCGGGGTCGGCTAGCAAGCTGCCGCCGCTCGGCTACGCCCTCGCGGTGATCGCGACCGGTTCCGGACACTGACGGGAGCCATCGAGCGGGAATGGCCCGCTCCAAAGATGGAGCCTTCAGATGAACACCGATCTTTCCCTTGCGCAGAACCATGCCTTCCAGCTTTCCCGCACCCTGATGGTTCCGGTCACGCTCTTTAGGTCCGGTAACGAGTTCGGCGTTCTGCCGAGCGACGAACTCGACGACGAAGACGATCTGGAGATCGTGCATGAATACGTTCCGGGCGGGTCTCATTGAGACCCTTCTCGCCTTTTTGGTGCCGCTTGCGAGCCGCAGGCGGCAAGGGAAGCTGCGCCGCTGCTGGCACCCCGGCGGCGGCGCAAGGTGCAGATTGTCATCTTGCCAGCCGCGCCCTTGCCTCCTTTGCTCTTCGCGGCGTCCGGAGCAGGCCCCGCAAGGTGTGGGGAAAAGAAACAGAAGGAAAGGCGGGCGCAAGGGTGCGTCGGGAAGAAAAATGGAAAAGAACGAACTGGAAAAACTGCGGGACCGCGTGCAATGCGCCGCGGTGCTGGAGCAGGCAGGGTTTGCCATCGACCTGAAGGAGAGCACCCGCAGGGCGGTCAAATTCCGCGGCGGCGGGGCCATAATCATCGTGATTCACGAGGGCAGGGGCTGGTTCGATCCGCTGTCCGATGCCAAGGGTGACGTGTTCGGTCTTGTCGAGCATCTCGACCGAGTGCCCTTTGTCGAAGCCCTCGACCATGTCGCATCGCTGGTCGACTTCGTCCCGAAGGAGCCGGTCTGGACCCACGCTGCGCGCGAGATCGATCTGCCGGCCGGAGTTTCAGAACGATGGACGAAGCGCCGCAAGCCGTGGCCGGGTTCGATGACCTGGCGCTATCTCTGCGAAGAACGCTGCGTTCCTGAAGCAACCATCCGCGCAGCGATCCGGCATGATCTCGTGCGCGAAGGTCCGCGCGGCAGTATGTGGGCCGCGCACCGTGACAGCGAGGGCGCCGTCACCGGCTGGGAGGAACGCGGGCCGGAATGGCGCGGCTTTTCGACCGGAGGCGCGAAAGTGTTGTTCAGGTTCGGCGCGATCCTTGCGCCGCGCGTTTGCGTGACGGAAGCTGCGATCGACGCCATGAGCCTTGCCGCGCTGGAGAGTAATCGTCGCGATAGCCTCTATGTCAGTACCGGCGGCGGCTGGGCTCCCGCCACCGATGCGGCGATCCGTTTGTTGGCGGCGCGGACGGGTATGTCGGTGGTCGCCGCCACTGACAATAACGCGCAGGGCGATATCTACGCTGATCGGTTGGAAGCAATTACCCGGGACGCTGACTGCGGCTTTGAGCGCCTTCGTCCCCACCACGAAGACTGGAACGAGGACCTTTGCGCTCAGCTGCGCGCGAATTCGAGGAGAGGCGCGATGTCGTGATTATCCGCGGCCTGCAGTGCCGCGACGTACCGCGTGCGCAGATCTCCCACGTCGCCCAGGCTCCCGCTACCCCAGCTGAAGGGCTCGGCGCCCAGTTTTTCCACGAGCAGATCGGCGGCCAGCCGCGCGTGACGTCCGTTGCCGTTCGGAAACGGATGGATGGCGACCAGGCGATGGTGGAAACGTATTGCGATCTCGTCCGGCGCGAATGTCTCATGCTCGACCCAATACCGAACGTCATCGAGCAGCGCCGTGAGTTCGACCGGAATTCGGTAGGCCTGGATGCCGATATTGCGCTCCGTCGTTCGGAAGCTGCCTGCCCATTGCCAGACCTCGCCGAACATGCGTCGGTGCAATGTACGCATGAAGTCTTCGGTCAGCATCCTGCCGACCGGCATGCGCCGTCGTCCGCGAGCCCAGGCTGCGCCCTCGACGATGTTTTCCTGTTCTGCCTCGTTGAGATCCTGCCTGTGGGTGATCCAGCTTTGAAGCAGGCCCTCGCGCTCCTGCGGCTCGAGAGGTGTTGCGTCCTCTGGTTCCTGGAAAAGGTCAGTCATTTTTCTGACCAGAGATCGCGCTCGGAAAGCTGGTCGCGAATATAGGTCTGGACGCGGGCCTCGAGATCGCCATCGTCCGTTCCCTGTGCCTCCAGACGCATCGTATGCGCGACCCGCTGGAGTTCGCGCATTGCGATCTTGCGCGCTCGCTCATCGACGGTGGCCTCGAGCGACGTATTCGGGACCAATGCGTAGACCAGCGTGCAGTCGAGCGCCTCTGCCGCACGCCGCAAGGTGTTGAGCTGGATCGTTCCGGATGCCTCCGACTTCTCGATCGCTTCGACGGTCTGGGGCCGGATTCCCATCCGCGAGCCGAGCTGCGACCCCGTCATGCCAAGCGCGTCGCGCAACGCCCGGACCCATCCTTTCGGAGGTGCCCTGAAGCCTTCCGCCGGCTGCAGTCCGCAAAGACGCTCGTCAAGCCTCTTGCGTGCTCGTTTCCTTGCATCGTCCTTCATCGTTTATCTTTCCTCCGCCGCTCGTCATCAGACAACAGGCTGATTGCTGCGCTCAATCTATCAGGTTACAACCTGATAATCAATTCCGTTTGATCAGCCCAAAGTATGATAGGACAAGCGATTGAACCAGCCTGTAAGCTGATTTCATCTGAATGAAATAGCAAGGAGGGGAAGGAAGGAGGGGAAGGGGAAGGGGAAGGGGAAGGGGAACGCCGGTTGCCGCATGCCCGCCAGCCGCGTCAAGGGTAAAGCTTCGCCCGCTGCGCGGCCCTTGACCCGTCCGGACGGAGAGGCGGCGCCAAGGAGGGGTCAGGAAGGGCTGAAGAGGATGGCGACATCGCGAGGATGAGCCGCGTGTCTTTCCCGACGAGGCTGAAAGGAGCCCGCCCATGACTGTCTCTCCGATCCGAAAAGTCCTTGAAGGCATTGCCGATCGCCGGCAGATGTTCCGCATGTTCGACCGCCACGCGCAACGCCCGAACCGTTGGGAGGGTGACGACAGCGCACTTTATCGAGGCGAATGGTTCGAAGTTGCCCAGGCGCAACACGATTACATGTTCGAGATCCTGCCACCGCTGTTCATGCGGGGCGACATGTTCGCCATGCGCGAGTTCCTTACCGACAGCATCACCAGCATCTTTTTCACGCTGAAGATCGACGACCGGATGCGGTATTTCCATGCCTATTGCGACCTCGCTGGCAAGGGTTCGCCCGAACGGATGCGCGATGCGATCATCGAGCGCGAAACCCGGCCCGTTCGGGCAATGACGCGCGAGGAACGCCTGGACCACATCTGGTCGAGCACCCATGATGACTATCGCGGCTATGCCGGCGAGCGCTGGCCGGAACACGACCACGGCAAGCGGACCGTGCTGTTCTACGGCGGACGCCAGGGCACCGTCCTGAAGCTGCTCGACGACCTCACGGATGCGCAGATCGCATCGAAGCTGCCGGTGCACCTGCGCTACCTCCCTGACGCGATCGCGGCGTAACGGGAGGCGGCGATGTTCACCTTTTCCGTGACGGACATCCACGTCGTCATGATGCGCGGACGCCTAGACGCGCACCTCAATGGCGGCTTCCGCAATCCCCACTACGGCATGTTTCCGGGCCGCGATGAGAAGCCCGGTCTTTGGCTGGTCGGCGACGAGAGCGTGTACCTCATGTCCAACGGCAAGCTCGCAGAGGGGCAACGTCCGTTTGTCGTCTATGCCGAAGAGTGCGATCCGAAGTCGAACCCCGACTACTGGCACTACAAGCGCCAGCATTTCGGCGGCGATGACGGGATCGAGTTTCTCGACGGTGCCATGCTCGTGAAGCTAATCGCTGCCAGCCCCGCCTGCACGCATCTGAGGATCGCCTTCCACGGGGATTCGATGCAACTCACCGTGATCGCGCGAGACTAGCGATCCGCAGACGCTCGCCGTCCCGCGGCCGTCCAGCCCACCCAGTTCTCTTCATCCCCGCACGTCGTCAGCCGACTGGAACCTTCCAGGGGGGTGGCGACGCGCGCCTTCACCCAAGGAGATTCCAGCATGTCACATGACGATCCCTTCACCATCGATCTTTTCGGCAACACCGGGCTTTCGTCGGGCCTTGGCCTTGGCGTGACGGCCTTCGCCAGCAACTTCGAGCCCGACGATGATCCCGATCCTACAACTCCAGCGCCGGCCTTGCCGATCGC is a window from the Neorhizobium sp. NCHU2750 genome containing:
- a CDS encoding DUF3991 and toprim domain-containing protein, with the translated sequence MEKNELEKLRDRVQCAAVLEQAGFAIDLKESTRRAVKFRGGGAIIIVIHEGRGWFDPLSDAKGDVFGLVEHLDRVPFVEALDHVASLVDFVPKEPVWTHAAREIDLPAGVSERWTKRRKPWPGSMTWRYLCEERCVPEATIRAAIRHDLVREGPRGSMWAAHRDSEGAVTGWEERGPEWRGFSTGGAKVLFRFGAILAPRVCVTEAAIDAMSLAALESNRRDSLYVSTGGGWAPATDAAIRLLAARTGMSVVAATDNNAQGDIYADRLEAITRDADCGFERLRPHHEDWNEDLCAQLRANSRRGAMS
- a CDS encoding mobile mystery protein B; protein product: MTDLFQEPEDATPLEPQEREGLLQSWITHRQDLNEAEQENIVEGAAWARGRRRMPVGRMLTEDFMRTLHRRMFGEVWQWAGSFRTTERNIGIQAYRIPVELTALLDDVRYWVEHETFAPDEIAIRFHHRLVAIHPFPNGNGRHARLAADLLVEKLGAEPFSWGSGSLGDVGDLRTRYVAALQAADNHDIAPLLEFARS
- a CDS encoding mobile mystery protein A, whose protein sequence is MKDDARKRARKRLDERLCGLQPAEGFRAPPKGWVRALRDALGMTGSQLGSRMGIRPQTVEAIEKSEASGTIQLNTLRRAAEALDCTLVYALVPNTSLEATVDERARKIAMRELQRVAHTMRLEAQGTDDGDLEARVQTYIRDQLSERDLWSEK
- a CDS encoding DUF1419 domain-containing protein, with the protein product MTVSPIRKVLEGIADRRQMFRMFDRHAQRPNRWEGDDSALYRGEWFEVAQAQHDYMFEILPPLFMRGDMFAMREFLTDSITSIFFTLKIDDRMRYFHAYCDLAGKGSPERMRDAIIERETRPVRAMTREERLDHIWSSTHDDYRGYAGERWPEHDHGKRTVLFYGGRQGTVLKLLDDLTDAQIASKLPVHLRYLPDAIAA
- a CDS encoding DUF3085 domain-containing protein, with amino-acid sequence MFTFSVTDIHVVMMRGRLDAHLNGGFRNPHYGMFPGRDEKPGLWLVGDESVYLMSNGKLAEGQRPFVVYAEECDPKSNPDYWHYKRQHFGGDDGIEFLDGAMLVKLIAASPACTHLRIAFHGDSMQLTVIARD